CCATGATCTGCACAAATGATACTGCACATACGAGCAGTTGTCAATACTTTTCTTCGGAAAAAACTGAAAAACATTAATCTTTGATCGATAATTTCTTTAAACAGACCCTGGTTGGTCCTGATTAAAATTAAAATATCTTGACTAATTCTGCAACTGATATAAATTGCTGATGTATAATTGAGAAAGTTCAAATCATTCAAATACTTCAGGGAGAATATTCATGATCAGACGCGTGCTTCTTTCACTTATTGTAGCGGCATTTCTGACAGCTACCCTGTATGCTGGTTCCAGTCCTAACACCCGCAAGAATAATAAGGCGGGAGCTAAGACATCGCCGGTATCGAAATACCGTGGCAAGTTCAAGCTCATGGAAGACCAGTTTGATTTCGGGTATATGCCACCTCGCTCCAAGGCTTCTCATAAGTTCTGGATTAAGAATGAGGGTACTGACACGCTCGAAATCGTTAAAGTGAGCCCTGGGTGAGGCTGCACAAAGGCTCCTCTTGAAAAGAGCCTGTTAGCTGTCGGTGACAGCACTTATGTCGAAATTATCTTTACTTCCGGACGTCGTACCGGGAGGTGGTCCAAGTCTCCAGTGTTAACCGTATCTGACCCGACTGCCGGCAGACCACGCTTGAGACTTCGTGGCACAATCATCGATACCGCCGATACCGAGACCAAGTATCCATTGGAGCTTAACCCGGTCAGCCTCAATGTTCTGGTCGAGGAGATGAATGAAACCTTTAAGGTGAAGATGAAAAACATCAGTAAAGACACCTATAAGGCAAAACTCGTCTCATACAATCCCGAATTCATGGAAGTCAGTGTTGACCAGCGGGATATCAGGCCGGGAGATATCCGCGACATCGAGGTTACGCTGGTAAATCCCCAAAAGCATGGCCCAGCGGGATTTGAGCGCTCATTTACAATCGAGCTTTCTGACCCGGACAAGACCCGTTTTACCGTACCGGTCAAGCTCTCCAAGCATCAGACCAAAAGGGTGTCTGCACAGGGTAATAATCGTCCGCGTATTACCGCTAGCCAGTCGGTCAGAAATTCCGGCCTGACTACCAAAACCGGCAACAATATCAGCATCATTGATGCTGGAACGAAATCTTCCAGCAGTAAATCTGACTGATAGAAACATATTCCAAAGAAAAAGCCGCAATATAACATTGCGGCTTTTTTAAATTCCGATTTTATCGAACAGATCAGTAGCCCGGGCTGAATGGGTCCTCGTTTTTAATCAACTGTTCCCATTCCCTGTCGGTTCTTTCACCCTGGGCTGTTGAATGCTTGAGCACATAGTCACCGTAACCGGTTTCATCCACGAAAATGAAATATATATATCCCTGGCTACCGAAATTGAAATAATTCCAGCGTTCATACGGGTCACGTGACGCAGTTGAAACCTTGTTTTCAATCTCATCAGGATCGCCATATTTCATATATATTCTGCCACGGTCTGTCAGCCAGCCGTCATCACGATCGATCATACTGATCGAAAACTTATCGTTGGCGTGTTTGAAGCGCCTGAAAACCTCCACCTTGAATTCATTCAGGCGGGTCGATGGGATCGGATCGCGCCTGTCCCAGAATTCCTTGAGCCAGTTTTTCTTGCCTTCCAGGTCCAGTTCCTCATACAGCTTGCGGTCCTGATCTTTCGTATAGTAATAGATAATCTTTTTCATCAGTTCGGCATCTTTTTCGGTGAAATCTTCGGTGGCCACTGCCGGGGCGATCTCGTCGGTAGAATACAGCAGGGTAAAACTTTTGCGGGAGGTAACATTGGAATTGTCTTCCAGATCTGTCACCTCGATAATGAAATCGAAATTGCCTTCGGGGAGATCGTTGACATCGATGGCAGATGAAATAATCGCGCTCGGCCCGGGTTTATGATATTCCCGTTGCCCGTAGCTGGCCACGGGAGTTTTGGCGTAATCCTCGATCCGGAAATTTACTATATACTTGCGGTTTATATCCTTGCCGAATTTTAGGTTGTAGATTTCAGCGTAGAAATACATCAGCGAATCCGAATCGTAATAAACGCGTGCCGGGTTCGGGATAACATGTCGATTGCCTTTTTCAAGCGGATTGCCTGATTCTGACACTGTGTCCTCAGAGGGGATCATATCAATATCGTAGGCAAGTTCGATATCAGACATCATCAAGTCTTTATCCGATGAATAATCGGGTATCTGCACCTTGATCTGGGTTTCTGCGAATTTGCCCGAAAAAGGTTCGCCATTGACCTGCGAGTTAGCGTCTTCAACATATAATTTCACCGAGTACTCGCCCGGCCTCATAAGGGCCTGAAGTGCATCCAGAACCTTGAAATTCCCCTGCGTTGTCTTCTGGGGCTCATCCACCTGGGTAGCTATTTTCTTGTAGAGTGTATCGATCAGCTTACCCTTGTCATCAAATATTTCCAGCCAGATATAAGCCTCAGCCTGGTAAATGTCATCCAGCATCTCGAAAGTCAGTTCCTTGCGCAGAAGCAGGTAGTAGAATTCGACCAGAGCAAATTCGGGGTAGTTGCCGATCTTGAAGGTGGCGTAGTCGAGACGGGTAGTCATCTGTTCCCTGGCCTGGGGTTGCTCGAAGGCCTGCCCGTGAGCAAACCCGCCAAGGCATATCAAAATTGTAACAAAACTGAGTATATACTTCATTATACCTCCTTCTTATTTCAATCGTAATCGTCAATTCTATCGTCTATAAAGCCCCGCCTGCCGTCGTAGGGATACTGCAGTTCATAATCGCCTGTCCCGATCTCATCGACAAATACGAAAGTCCGCGAAAGACTGTAATAATACCAGATCTGGTACGGTTTCGAGTTCAGCTCAAAAGGATGGCTTTCGACCTGCTCAGGCTCACCATAGATTATATAGATCATCCCCATATCAGTTCTCCAGCCCTTGCGATGGATCGAAGAAAACAAGCGGTTGGCATCCTTGATGCGCTGGTAGTATTTCATGCGCAGTTCGTTTTCCGGTGTGGCCGGAGTCGGATCGTGTTCCTTCCAGAATTCCTCAAAAGCTTCGAGCCTGTCCTCAGGTTCGGCATCCCTGAGTTTGTCGAGATCATCCTGCCGGGCAACGAATTTCAGCATTTCGACTGCCAGGTCGAAATCGTTGCGAATCAGCGCTTCCAAAGACCACTCTATTGTGAAATCTGCGGAAGTGGTGGAGATTTCCTTACCCCGGTTGTTTTCCAGATCAATCTGCAAAGTGTAATCGTCGGGTAGAAGATCTTCCAGCGAGATATGTTTTATAAAGCGCGTAATCGGTTTGTCCAGAGTTACTTCGAATTGGTCTTCGTACTTCTCTTTGCCCTGCTGGTTTTCAATATTGAATATTAATCTACCGTCGAATGACTTGTCAGCTTCGTGATACAGTTCCACATAGAAAGAAACCTGCTTGATATCCGCCCCATAGACTCTGGTGACGGCGGGGATAATTCGTTTTTCGCCCTTGTCAAAACGGGTCGGGATCGAGTCCAGAGGCAGAGTTTCCCTGATAAACTCAATGCTTGAAATATCAGTCTTCTTGTCGAACAGACGCTGAATTTCAAATTCTCGCTCGATCGGAGAAATCTTTTCCGAATGCTTGTCAATCAGCTTGCAGACAAGCTTGAATTTGCCTTTACCTACTTTGAGGTTGACGAGATTTATCAGGAAATCATTCGGATTCCTGGTGTCGGGATAATTCGAAAGTTTGTAGTACCTTTCCACCGATGTGCCGGTCAACTGGCGATTGTCTTCGCCCAGGATGACGACGTTTATCTCGTAATGAGCGACAAAGTCTTCATCCTGCTTAAAGAACTTCAAACCGTCGTTGTAAATTTTATAGTAAACTTCCAGTTCGACCTTATCCTCCTGGGCTGTCTTGAAAGCGGCCAGATCGATATCAAAACGAGGCTCATCGAGAGGCCTGTTTTCAAAAAAGCCGATCTGCCCATCAGCCTGGGGCATGAAAACGAGCAAATAAAGAATTAGTGTCAATATCGTACAGACTATTTTTCGCATAAGTTTAGTCCTCCGTTGTTCGTTGTCATTCTATAACTTAAAACGCTCGAGACGGAGATTAGTTTAAATATAGTTTAGATTATAGACATAATTTCAGCG
The DNA window shown above is from Candidatus Zixiibacteriota bacterium and carries:
- a CDS encoding GWxTD domain-containing protein, which produces MKYILSFVTILICLGGFAHGQAFEQPQAREQMTTRLDYATFKIGNYPEFALVEFYYLLLRKELTFEMLDDIYQAEAYIWLEIFDDKGKLIDTLYKKIATQVDEPQKTTQGNFKVLDALQALMRPGEYSVKLYVEDANSQVNGEPFSGKFAETQIKVQIPDYSSDKDLMMSDIELAYDIDMIPSEDTVSESGNPLEKGNRHVIPNPARVYYDSDSLMYFYAEIYNLKFGKDINRKYIVNFRIEDYAKTPVASYGQREYHKPGPSAIISSAIDVNDLPEGNFDFIIEVTDLEDNSNVTSRKSFTLLYSTDEIAPAVATEDFTEKDAELMKKIIYYYTKDQDRKLYEELDLEGKKNWLKEFWDRRDPIPSTRLNEFKVEVFRRFKHANDKFSISMIDRDDGWLTDRGRIYMKYGDPDEIENKVSTASRDPYERWNYFNFGSQGYIYFIFVDETGYGDYVLKHSTAQGERTDREWEQLIKNEDPFSPGY
- a CDS encoding GWxTD domain-containing protein; amino-acid sequence: MRKIVCTILTLILYLLVFMPQADGQIGFFENRPLDEPRFDIDLAAFKTAQEDKVELEVYYKIYNDGLKFFKQDEDFVAHYEINVVILGEDNRQLTGTSVERYYKLSNYPDTRNPNDFLINLVNLKVGKGKFKLVCKLIDKHSEKISPIEREFEIQRLFDKKTDISSIEFIRETLPLDSIPTRFDKGEKRIIPAVTRVYGADIKQVSFYVELYHEADKSFDGRLIFNIENQQGKEKYEDQFEVTLDKPITRFIKHISLEDLLPDDYTLQIDLENNRGKEISTTSADFTIEWSLEALIRNDFDLAVEMLKFVARQDDLDKLRDAEPEDRLEAFEEFWKEHDPTPATPENELRMKYYQRIKDANRLFSSIHRKGWRTDMGMIYIIYGEPEQVESHPFELNSKPYQIWYYYSLSRTFVFVDEIGTGDYELQYPYDGRRGFIDDRIDDYD